In Megalopta genalis isolate 19385.01 chromosome 16, iyMegGena1_principal, whole genome shotgun sequence, the following are encoded in one genomic region:
- the Mfe2 gene encoding peroxisomal multifunctional enzyme type 2 translates to MTRSEELRFDGRVVVVTGAGAGLGRAYALLFASRGASVVVNDLGGGRHGDGSSTKTADTVVEEIKRNGGKAVANYNSVLDGAKIIKTAIDTFGRVDVVVNNAGILRDKSFAKMSDTDWDLIQDVHLKGAYKTTQAAWPYFIKQNYGRVIMTTSNSGLYGNFGQSNYSSAKMALVGLANTLAIEGGKRNIYTNVIVPTAVSRLTEDIMPPDFLDHLKPELIAPVVVWLCHDKCTENGSIIESALGWAGKCHLVRASGSTLRQSLSQDVTPEDVEQNWAAVTNMSSAKHFDSIEHVTGQFMTAIEEMKSGNTNNGNSTQDNSLTHTYTTRDTILYALGVGATVQDTSDMRYLYENHEDFAALPTFYVLYGPVFVMSSRIFEEGLPGFQIDPMKMLHGEQYLEVYKSVPTEATVRTQFKLLDVLDKGSGAVFIIQHETFDSVSGDKLSTGQMSIFAVGGGGFQGNRTSSNIVPTIDPPNRKPDASVTQQTSYDQAALYRLSGDTNPLHIDANMAVIGGHKRPILHGLCSFGFSVRHVLKTYAGGDPSAFKAIKVRFAKPVLPGQTLRTDMWQNGNRIHFQTYVTETNVPVLTGAYIDLKEVKVNQLQPNPCSGTENLESDAVFVTIGEYVKANPEEVKKVNAVFVYHILSKGTLQATWTLDLKKAEMYKGEPKSGKADATLTIEDADMIQMALGKLNPQTAFMRRKLKITGNIMLTQKLKTLMEAAKSKL, encoded by the exons ATGACAAGATCAGAGGAGTTACGTTTTGATGGCCGTGTTGTTGTGGTAACAGGAGCAGGAGCAG GACTGGGTCGAGCATATGCTCTTCTTTTTGCTTCAAGAGGTGCCAGTGTTGTCGTAAATGATTTAGGTGGAGGACGACACGGCGATGGAAGTAGTACCAAAACTGCAGATACAGTTGTTGAAGAAATCAAAAGAAATG GTGGAAAGGCAGTTGCCAATTATAATTCTGTCCTCGATGGTGCAAAAATCATCAAAACAGCTATCGATACTTTCGGACGAGTGGATGTAGTAGTCAATAATGCTGGAATTCTCAGGGACAAATCATTTGCAAAAATGTCAGATACCGATTGGG ATTTGATACAAGATGTTCATTTGAAAGGAGCATATAAAACTACTCAAGCTGCATGGCCTTACTtcattaaacaaaattatggtCGCGTGATAATGACGACAAGTAACAGTGGACTATATGGTAACTTTGGACAATCGAATTACAGTTCAGCAAAAATGGCCCTTGTTGGTTTAGCTAATACATTAGCTATAGAGGGTGGGAAAAGAAACATATATACAAATGTTATAGTACCAACTGCCGTATCTCGTTTAACAGAAGACATTATGCCACCAG ACTTTCTTGACCATTTAAAACCTGAATTGATAGCTCCGGTAGTAGTCTGGTTATGTCATGATAAGTGTACAGAGAATGGTTCCATTATCGAGTCTGCATTAGGATGGGCTGGAAAAT GTCATTTAGTTCGTGCATCAGGATCCACTTTAAGGCAAAGTTTATCCCAGGATGTCACTCCGGAAGATGTTGAACAAAACTGGGCAGCTGTTACTAACATGTCGTCTGCCAAACATTTTGATAGTATCGAG CATGTAACAGGACAGTTTATGACTGCGATAGAAGAAATGAAATCTGGAAATACTAACAATGGAAATTCAACACAG GATAATAGTTTGACACATACTTACACTACTCGAGACACGATATTATATGCATTGGGAG TCGGTGCTACCGTACAAGATACGTCTGATATGCGTTATCTGTACGAGAATCATGAAGACTTTGCTGCATTACCAACATTTTATGTTCTCTATGGTCCAGTGTTTGTAATGTCTTCTAGAATATTCGAAGAAGGTTTACCTGGATTTCAAATAGACCCGATGAAG ATGCTGCATGGAGAACAATACTTGGAAGTTTACAAATCGGTGCCAACAGAAGCTACTGTGCGAACACAATTTAAACTTTTAGATGTACTTGACAAGGGTTCAGGAGCTGTATTTATAATACAGC ATGAAACATTCGACTCCGTCAGCGGAGATAAATTATCTACAGGACAGATGTCAATTTTTGCAGTAGGAGGTGGTGGATTTCAAGGAAACCGAACATCTTCCAACATTGTGCCAACTATTGATCCCCCTAATAGAAAACCAGATGCATCCGTTACGCAACAAACTAGTTACGATCAG GCAGCATTATATAGATTGAGTGGCGATACAAATCCTCTACACATTGACGCAAACATGGCAGTAATTGGTGGTCATAAAAGACCAATTTTGCACGGTTTATGTTCCTTTGGATTTTCTGTCCGTCACGTCCTGAAAACTTATGCCGGCGGCGATCCAAGTGCATTCAAAGCTATCAAG GTCCGTTTCGCGAAACCTGTTCTTCCAGGTCAGACTCTGCGTACCGATATGTGGCAAAATGGAAATAGAATACATTTCCAAACGTATGTCACAGAAACTAATGTACCAGTCCTGACAG GTGCCTACATCGATTTGAAAGAGGTAAAAGTTAATCAACTTCAACCAAATCCCTGCTCAGGCACTGAAAATCTTGAAAGCGATGCGGTATTCGTGACTATAGGTGAATACGTGAAAGCGAATCCGGAAGAAGTAAAAAAAGTCAATGCTGTCTTTGTTTATCATATTCTATCGAAAGGAACTCTACAAGCAACATGGA CTTTGGACTTGAAAAAAGCTGAAATGTACAAAGGAGAGCCTAAATCAGGGAAAGCCGATGCAACGTTGACGATCGAAGACGCGGACATGATTCAAATG GCTTTGGGCAAATTAAACCCTCAGACGGCATTCATGCGAAGAAAACTAAAGATTACTGGAAATATCATGCTCACTCAGAAGTTAAAGACTCTTATGGAAGCCGCGAAATCAAAATTGTAA
- the veli gene encoding L27 and PDZ_signaling domain-containing protein veli isoform X1, which translates to MITMGEPLTLANDVKRSIELLDKLQKGGEVPATKLAALQKVLQSDFLSAVLEVYEHVYETSDIESFQASQDVRASATAKATVAAFAASEGHAHPRIVELPKTEEGLGFNVMGGKEQNSPIYISRIIPGGVADRHGGLKRGDQLLSVDGVCVEGENHEKAVELLKQAQVSVKLVVRYTPRVLEEMELRFDKQRAARSRRQQMQ; encoded by the exons ATGATTACGATGGGTGAACCGCTCACTTTAGCAAATG ACGTTAAAAGATCTATCGAGTTATTAGACAAATTGCAGAAAG GGGGTGAAGTACCTGCAACAAAATTAGCTGCCTTACAAAAAGTTTTACAGAGCGACTTTCTCAGTGCTGTACTTGAAGTATACGAGCATGTATACGAAACATCCGATATCGAG TCGTTCCAGGCATCTCAAGATGTTCGTGCGTCGGCTACAGCAAAAGCGACGGTTGCTGCTTTTGCTGCAAGCGAAGGTCATGCGCATCCAAGAATCGTAGAGTTACCAAAAACCGAAGAAGGTCTTGGATTTAACGTAATGGGAGGCAAAGAACAAAATTCACCCATTTACATTTCAAGAATTATTCCTGGAGGTGTTGCCGATCGTCATGGTGGTCTAAAACGAGGCGACCAACTTCTTTCAGTGGATGGAGTA TGCGTCGAGGGTGAAAATCATGAAAAAGCAGTGGAATTACTAAAACAAGCGCAAGTTTCTGTAAAACTGGTTGTGCGTTATACTCCTCGAGTTCTGGAAGAAATGGAATTACGGTTTGACAAGCAACGAGCAGCTCGTAGTAGACGCCAACAGATGCAATAA
- the LOC117224639 gene encoding uncharacterized protein LOC117224639 yields MSTLTFNKLKKRTLVTKAEKPKKKIDRFDGLSEEEVQKYTLPDYLEMNLDMIFIGINPSLMAAHRGRYYAGPGNHFYKLLHEAGLTPQCLKYEEDYKLTQYGIGLTNIVARATRSSSDLKRAEIKEGCEIVKEKLKTYKPKIAVFNGKCIYDVFANKTDNFHFGLQPERVEDVALWFLKGQIQDIDTSEFLFEGKCKQFIPRTSKMWRRKNMSAFLHGGRIANKDTVCLDTSDENVATACSTEFIVKRIQANESNGIKETLHTDKIDSLPNSKATVAQSPVKTFFEHDASFQKKQSTQKQRTEKIIKSDNMKKRNRNKLAQKSIKVQNCIRNNHNESDFISLIKQRLERKEHNHVVQKTNPEKLVEVTVPIKNQN; encoded by the exons ATGTCCACTCTTACATTTAACAAGCTAAAAAAACGAACATTAGTAACAAAAGCGGAGAAGCCTAAAAAGAAAATTGATCGATTCGATGGATTATCGGAAGAAGAAGTACAAAAATATACTTTGCCAGATTATCTCGAAATGAATTTGGACATGATTTTCATTGGAATTAATCCAAGTTTAATGGCCGCTCATCGTGGTAGGTATTATGCAGGTCCTGGTAATCATTTTTACAAGCTTTTGCACGAGGCAGGACTTACACCCCAATGTCTAAAATACGAAGAAGATTATAAATTAACGCAATACGGAATCGGTCTAACAAACATTGTCGCTCGGGCTACAAGATCGTCCTCTGATCTCAAACGAGCAGAAATCAAAGAAGGTTGTGAAATAGTAAAGGAAAAACTGAAGACTTATAAACCAAAGATTGCTGTTTTTAATGGCAAATGCATTTACGATGTGTTTGCCAATAAAACCGATAATTTCCATTTTGGATTACAACCTGAACGCGTCGAAGACGTCGCACTTTGG tTTTTGAAAGGACAGATACAAGATATCGATACGAGCGAATTTTTGTTTGAAGGAAAATGTAAACAATTTATACCAAGAACTTCGAAGATGTGGAGGCGGAAGAACATGTCCGCGTTTTTACATGGAGGACGAATTGCTAATAAAGATACAGTGTGTCTCGATACATCCGATGAAAATGTCGCTACAGCATGCAGTacagaatttatagtaaaacgTATACAGGCTAATGAAAGCAATGGAATTAAAGAAACGCTTCATACGGATAAAATTGATTCTTTGCCAAATTCGAAAGCAACTGTTGCACAAAGTCCGGTTAAAACATTTTTCGAACACGATGCATCGTTTCAGAAAAAACAATCAACGCAAAAACAACGCACCGAAAAAATCATAAAAAGTGACAATATGAAAAAACGAAACCGCAATAAACTTGCACAAAAATCAATTAAAGTACAAAATTGTATTAGAAACAATCATAATGAATCAGATTTTATAAGTTTGATAAAACAAAGACTAGAAAGAAAGGAGCATAATCATGTTGTCCAAAAGACTAATCCTGAAAAACTAGTCGAAGTAACAGTTCCGATTAAAAATCAAAATTAG
- the LOC117224596 gene encoding uncharacterized protein LOC117224596 codes for MSENSGLDDAKTDKESNEVDKCIENESSKEVENPIEEVSKTSVVVNNDCTDNANSTIFNAEETNERNEEEDSITENEELQVVKNVKKFSRIIDSDSEDEDTFNSKTKEITSLNNLFEDKKHSNEKSSKKLFDSDTDDDTYVSLNKSNTERILNEEKAQTGFRTLIDSDTEEEEINETHLDRVEGKEPKQQKEHGESSKRKVSLRASKEEAMKHIQSETQRLLRETEVSLPYHRPKQRTLEEFLNRRKVLSALPKAPTMAAKLKISSAIIDKALKEKEEEAETFYKSSDSEEEITESQSVVADAEYIQKTKKEIVPKKLFVCDELPVNSKEDDNTSVMHEANGNITEINETKNCLPMEIDTVRIEDTNELETLKSNCDTTATENANEHILPKITNEVEESCKEGDTILQDEIIENKDNEINTAKKSPHGKCENEKYNLRTDDDSSNESSSNVIDYAKMVKQSLGITAEESDEYNEYGLSPPKLDITPKANEKKTLSRTRNTTPKLRGAPGTVIDLTGDTKPNKNPINAFLDRFVYKHSKIKNAANDTSKVTVTQMIESPDGSSIEVKETLPYKPKNSEKMDPKLQKPGAKLLLLKQELKEKIALKRDEEWKEKEQEMKEHEIEWNETFDEGDKFSKLPSIATYESEEDELEEDDMYEKKEKKRRKCEFVDDEADVSDDEIDEQDGIIDEDEDEDEDENVEKDEESFILEDDESSTCDSIDVKRKSFRRIVEPIEDDSRSCDTLNNEVAANMDNEKRLSSTTTHSDIFHESPSENEKDIPVSQAHVENDLEHKLNRTPVIRKTNNFSFVSPATQLTALSSRLEDLRQMTPIREESLVEESNPNLIESPRIGELSQQCGSDSRPTMPKKLFFTDQNDIMEDELMELCSGKFMTCEPGMSLDYAKLPDATAGGNLPDSENLEKNLQESPTKRNSVSTNGDAIREQLKGNYDSREKSSVSSNTDDEDEDSTMQEITNRTKKKVTRLELSDDEEENECSVSSGDDIRSECDEDKFIDYDSEENEVVVPKKSIKQYAATFLENEAELSESDCDCDVSADEDEKDMDDLELEEGDDEEIDETQVKNQLGKLHMKQLLDEDQKEVRILKELLFEEGDLFSESGRERKFKWKNINKQDANDQSQPCEDKDGCVDLSDEEDEAKWRKIRHEREKFLAEKMINVDTEIESDLNNSEIFKFGMKILKKRRIDGNQTENTLLDSSVSAAETRMPHTVAEMLNSSDLKGNSRVIHKVLRKRSILARGEETLARLAVLARQKDAPVLSKNGKNFVFTHIDTAEETTTETIGKRKANAAK; via the exons ATGAGTGAAAACAGTGGTCTTGATGATGCAAAGACTGACAAGGAGTCTAATGAAGTAGATAAATGTATAGAAAATGAGTCTAGTAAAGAGGTTGAAAATCCTATCGAGGAAGTGTCAAAAACATCTGTTGTAGTTAATAATGATTGCACTGATAACGCAAACTCAACTATTTTTAACGCGGAGGaaacaaatgaaagaaatgaagaaGAAGATTCTATAACAGAGAATGAAGAATTACAAGTagttaaaaatgttaaaaaattttCAAGGATAATAGACAGCGACTCTGAGGATGAAGATACATTTAATTCAAAGACAAAAGAAATTACTAGTCTTAATAATCTTTTTGAAGATaaaaaacattcaaatgaaaaaAGTTCTAAAAAACTTTTTGATAGCGATACCGACGATGATACGTATGTAAGCTTAAATAAGAGCAATACAGAAAGAATTTTGAATGAAGAAAAG GCACAAACTGGATTTCGAACTCTGATAGATTCGGACacggaagaagaagaaataaatgAAACGCATTTGGATCGCGTGGAAGGCAAAGAACCCAAACAGCAAAAGGAACATGGTGAATCCTCGAAGAGAAAA GTATCATTGAGAGCTAGTAAAGAAGAGGCTATGAAACATATACAAAGCGAAACTCAACGACTACTAAGAGAAACTGAAGTTTCTCTTCCTTACCACAGACCAAAGCAGAGAACATTAGAGGAGTTTTTAAATAGAAGAAAAGTACTGTCAGCTCTTCCGAAAGCTCCAACAATGGCagctaaattaaaaatttcatccGCTATTATCGA TAAAGCACTgaaagaaaaagaggaagaagctgaaacattttacAAATCTTCCGATTCTGAAGAAGAAATAACAGAAAGTCAATCGGTGGTAGCCGATGCAGAATATATACAAAAAACTAAGAAAGAAATTGTCCCAAAAAAATTGTTCGTCTGCGACGAGTTGCCTGTAAATAGTAAAGAAGACGATAACACAAGCGTAATGCACGAAGCGAATGGTAATATTAcagaaataaatgaaacaaaaaattGTTTACCAATGGAAATTGATACGGTGCGAATAGaggacacaaatgagttagaaaCATTGAAAAGTAATTGCGATACTACTGCTACAGAGAATGCTAATGAACATATTTTACCTAAAATTACAAATGAGGTTGAAGAATCTTGTAAGGAAGGAGATACCATATTACAAGATGAAATCATTGAAAATAAAGATAATGAAATAAATACGGCGAAGAAAAGTCCGCATGGAAAATGTGAGAATGAGAAATATAATTTACGGACCGATGACGACTCTTCGAATGAGTCTAGTTCCAACGTTATCGACTATGCGAAAATGGTAAAACAATCACTAGGGATAACTGCAGAAGAGTCGGATGAATACAACGAATACGGCCTATCACCACCGAAGTTGGATATTACTCCAAAGGCTAACGAGAAAAAAACATTATCAAGAACGCGAAATACAACTCCTAAATTAAGAGGCGCGCCAGGTACAGTGATCGATTTAACAGGTGACACGAAACCAAATAAAAATCCAATAAACGCCTTCCTAGACAGGTTTGTATACAAGcattcgaaaataaaaaatgcAGCAAACGATACATCGAAAGTGACGGTAACGCAAATGATAGAATCTCCTGATGGATCATCGATCGAAGTTAAAGAGACACTGCCGTATAAACCTAAAAATTCCGAGAAAATGGATCCCAAGTTACAAAAACCTGGAGCGAAATTGTTGCTCTTGAAGCAAGAATTAAAAGAGAAAATAGCACTGAAGCGCGATGAAGAGTGGAAGGAAAAAGAACAGGAGATGAAGGAACATGAGATAGAATGGAACGAGACTTTCGACGAGGGAGACAAGTTTAGCAAATTGCCAAGTATTGCGACATACGAAAGCGAGGAGGATGAATTGGAAGAGGATGATATGtatgaaaagaaagaaaagaaaagacgtAAATGTGAATTTGTAGACGATGAAGCGGACGTTAGCGACGATGAAATAGACGAGCAGGATGGAATTATAGACGAGGATGAAGACGAGGATGAGGATGAAAATGTGGAAAAAGACGAGGAAAGTTTTATTTTAGAAGACGACGAGAGCAGTACCTGCGATAGCATCGATGTAAAACGTAAATCGTTTAGACGAATTGTAGAACCCATAGAAGATGATTCACGATCCTGTGATACGTTGAATAACGAAGTTGCTGCAAATATGGATAACGAAAAACGTTTATCATCGACAACGACGCATTCGGACATATTTCACGAAAGCCCAAGCGAGAATGAAAAGGACATTCCAGTTTCTCAGGCACACGTTGAAAATGATTTGGAACATAAACTGAATCGTACACCGGTAATTAGAAAAACTAATAATTTTAGTTTTGTTTCTCCCGCGACGCAATTAACTGCGTTGAGTTCGCGTCTAGAGGATTTAAGACAGATGACTCCGATCAGAGAAGAATCGTTGGTAGAAGAGTCTAATCCCAATTTGATAGAAAGTCCTCGAATTGGTGAATTATCGCAACAGTGCGGTTCGGATAGTCGACCAACGATGCCTAAAAAACTATTTTTTACCGATCAAAATGATATAATGGAAGATGAACTGATGGAACTGTGTTCTGGTAAGTTCATGACCTGCGAGCCAGGTATGAGTCTTGATTATGCAAAATTGCCAGATGCAACGGCAGGTGGGAACCTACCGGACAGTGaaaatttggagaaaaatttgcaaGAATCACCAACGAAAAGGAACTCTGTATCCACTAACGGAGACGCTATCCGCGAACAACTAAAGGGAAACTATGATTCTAGAGAGAAGTCAAGCGTTTCGTCGAATACCGACGACGAGGATGAAGATTCGACGATGCAAGAAATTACGAATCGAACGAAGAAAAAAGTAACGAGATTAGAGTTATCCGATGACGAGGAAGAAAACGAATGTTCGGTATCCAGCGGCGACGATATCCGAAGCGAATGCGACGAAGACAAATTTATAGATTACGATTCGGAGGAGAACGAGGTTGTTGTTCCAAAGAAAAGCATAAAACAATATGCTGCCACGTTTTTGGAAAACGAAGCTGAACTCAGCGAGAGCGACTGCGACTGCGACGTGTCCGCGGACGAAGATGAAAAGGATATGGATGACTTGGAATTGGAAGAAGGGGATGACGAAGAAATCGACGAGACACAAGTGAAAAATCAGTTGGGTAAACTTCATATGAAACAGTTATTAGACGAGGATCAGAAAGAAGTGCGGATACTCAAGGAATTATTATTCGAGGAGGGCGATTTGTTCAGCGAAAGCGGCCGAGAACGAAAGTTCAAGTGGAAAAATATAA ATAAACAAGATGCCAACGATCAATCGCAACCGTGCGAAGACAAAGACGGTTGCGTCGATTTATCGGACGAAGAAGACGAAGCAAAATGGCGGAAAATAAGACACGAGAGAGAGAAGTTTTTAGCAGAAAAGATG ATTAACGTGGACACCGAAATCGAGAGTGATTTGAACAACagtgaaatatttaaatttggTATGAAAATCTTGAAGAAGAGGCGTATCGACGGAAATCAAACGGAAAATACGTTGCTGGATTCGTCGGTTTCCGCAGCCGAAACAAGAATGCCTCACACCGTAGCGGAGATGTTGAATAGTTCAGATTTAAAAGGAAATTCTCGCGTGATTCAT AAGGTCCTGCGGAAGCGTTCGATTCTCGCGAGGGGAGAAGAGACCCTGGCGCGTCTAGCTGTTTTGGCAAGACAAAAGGATGCGCCAGTGCTGTCGAAAAATGGCAAAAATTTTGTTTTCACGCACATCGATACGGCAGAAGAAACAACTACGGAAACCATTGGAAAACGGAAAGCGAACGCTGCGAAGTAA
- the LOC117224573 gene encoding uncharacterized protein LOC117224573, with protein MLHSSLPRAFLAPGLNYMGYYGDEIHQHPYGAPATWHIPMENLSSYSRVSEHHVLQTWDMSRSSTPCPLDLSLKSSPAARAPKPEDSVDSESKKDRKIGDESRTESEDRARYGPATDDNNTGGSLVVDDFDAIPRCSSVNSHSSYELPSKKEQTPPLPPPLPPLPSLPSLPSLPSLPSQLQQEPSEKLCSLEEAARLMPFGAIDAIGAIGEVAAKSYYAHGQKLNVLASPSQLQQSVQHYQQLRQQLLTPPHHLHGMQHAPMTPPSTPSPPQCPRRKIREEDCSPASSVGSGSTTSTGSRAGGPAEKLAQGPKKKHARRLKFDEDTSSPVSGTVILGPDEAVVTGDIDPAFNIVEVTEEARAELAKIENRLGPYQCKLCRQLHEDAFQLAQHRCSRIAHVEYRCPECDKRFSCPANLASHRRWHKPRLANGDHPSSVAGIEIPCTRCDAKFTRQAALRKHLTAQHPETNNGNNNGGGTSSGNSNGVSMDGQGSPGKADIVQIVSSSSLNAEMP; from the coding sequence ATGTTGCACAGCTCTTTGCCGCGGGCGTTCCTTGCTCCCGGACTGAATTACATGGGCTACTATGGCGACGAGATCCATCAGCATCCGTACGGCGCGCCCGCTACCTGGCACATTCCCATGGAGAACCTTTCGAGCTACTCGAGGGTCTCCGAGCACCACGTTCTCCAAACGTGGGACATGTCCAGATCCTCGACCCCGTGCCCCTTGGACTTGTCGTTGAAATCATCGCCGGCGGCGCGCGCGCCGAAACCCGAGGACTCGGTCGACTCGGAGTCCAAGAAGGATCGGAAGATCGGGGACGAGTCGCGGACCGAGTCGGAGGATCGGGCCAGGTacgggccggccaccgacgacaaCAACACCGGTGGTTCGCTGGTGGTCGACGACTTCGACGCGATCCCGCGATGCTCTTCGGTGAACAGTCACTCGAGCTACGAGTTGCCGTCGAAGAAGGAACAgacgccgccgctgccgccgcctcTGCCGCCTCTGCCGTCTCTGCCGTCTCTGCCGTCTCTGCCGTCTCTGCCGTCGCAGCTGCAGCAGGAGCCGAGCGAGAAGCTTTGCTCGCTCGAAGAAGCTGCTCGCCTGATGCCGTTCGGCGCGATCGACGCGATCGGCGCGATCGGCGAGGTCGCCGCAAAGTCCTATTACGCGCACGGCCAGAAGCTGAACGTGCTCGCGAGTCCGAGCCAGCTGCAGCAATCTGTCCAGCACTACCAGCAGCTTCGGCAGCAGCTTCTGACGCCTCCGCATCACTTGCACGGGATGCAGCACGCGCCGATGACCCCGCCGAGCACGCCGTCGCCGCCGCAGTGTCCCAGAAGGAAGATCAGGGAGGAGGACTGCAGCCCGGCGTCGTCGGTCGGCAGCGGCTCGACGACGAGCACCGGCTCCAGGGCCGGCGGCCCCGCCGAGAAGCTCGCGCAGGGGCCCAAGAAGAAGCACGCTCGCAGGCTGAAATTCGACGAGGACACCAGCAGCCCGGTCTCCGGGACCGTGATCCTGGGCCCGGACGAGGCCGTGGTCACCGGCGACATCGATCCGGCCTTCAACATCGTCGAAGTCACCGAGGAGGCGCGGGCGGAGCTCGCCAAGATCGAGAACCGGCTGGGCCCGTATCAGTGCAAGCTCTGCCGGCAGCTACACGAGGACGCTTTCCAATTGGCCCAGCACAGGTGCTCGAGGATAGCGCACGTCGAGTACAGATGTCCGGAGTGCGACAAGAGGTTCTCGTGCCCGGCCAACCTGGCGTCCCACCGGCGCTGGCACAAGCCGAGGCTGGCCAACGGGGACCACCCGTCGTCCGTCGCCGGCATCGAAATTCCCTGCACCAGGTGCGACGCCAAGTTCACCAGGCAGGCCGCTCTCAGGAAGCACCTGACCGCGCAGCATCCCGAGACCAACAACGGCAACAACAACGGCGGCGGCACCAGCAGCGGTAACAGCAACGGCGTCTCCATGGACGGTCAAGGATCTCCGGGTAAGGCCGACATCGTTCAGATAGTTTCCAGCAGCTCGTTGAACGCCGAAATGCCCTGA
- the veli gene encoding L27 and PDZ_signaling domain-containing protein veli isoform X2: MITMGEPLTLANDVKRSIELLDKLQKGGEVPATKLAALQKVLQSDFLSAVLEVYEHVYETSDIEASQDVRASATAKATVAAFAASEGHAHPRIVELPKTEEGLGFNVMGGKEQNSPIYISRIIPGGVADRHGGLKRGDQLLSVDGVCVEGENHEKAVELLKQAQVSVKLVVRYTPRVLEEMELRFDKQRAARSRRQQMQ, translated from the exons ATGATTACGATGGGTGAACCGCTCACTTTAGCAAATG ACGTTAAAAGATCTATCGAGTTATTAGACAAATTGCAGAAAG GGGGTGAAGTACCTGCAACAAAATTAGCTGCCTTACAAAAAGTTTTACAGAGCGACTTTCTCAGTGCTGTACTTGAAGTATACGAGCATGTATACGAAACATCCGATATCGAG GCATCTCAAGATGTTCGTGCGTCGGCTACAGCAAAAGCGACGGTTGCTGCTTTTGCTGCAAGCGAAGGTCATGCGCATCCAAGAATCGTAGAGTTACCAAAAACCGAAGAAGGTCTTGGATTTAACGTAATGGGAGGCAAAGAACAAAATTCACCCATTTACATTTCAAGAATTATTCCTGGAGGTGTTGCCGATCGTCATGGTGGTCTAAAACGAGGCGACCAACTTCTTTCAGTGGATGGAGTA TGCGTCGAGGGTGAAAATCATGAAAAAGCAGTGGAATTACTAAAACAAGCGCAAGTTTCTGTAAAACTGGTTGTGCGTTATACTCCTCGAGTTCTGGAAGAAATGGAATTACGGTTTGACAAGCAACGAGCAGCTCGTAGTAGACGCCAACAGATGCAATAA